One segment of Campylobacter concisus DNA contains the following:
- the typA gene encoding translational GTPase TypA: MEKIRNIAVIAHVDHGKTTMVDELLKQSGTFNEHQNLGERVMDSNDIERERGITILSKNTAIRYKDTKINIIDTPGHADFGGEVERVLKMVDGVLLLVDAQEGVMPQTKFVVKKALSLGLRPIVVVNKIDKPAGDPDRVINEIFDLFVALDANDEQLEFPVVYAAAKNGYAKLKLSDENKDMQPLFETILAHVPAPSGSDENPLQLQVFTLDYDNYVGKIGIARIFNGKISKNQNVMLAKADGTKTTGRISKLIGFMGLERTDINEAGTGDIVAIAGFDALDVGDSVVDPNNPHPLDPLHIEEPTLSVVFSVNDGPLAGTEGKHVTSNKIDERLANEMKTNIAMKYENIGEGKFKVSGRGELQITILAENMRREGYEFLLGRPEVIVKEINGVKCEPYELLVIDAPDDTTGTVIEKLGKRKAEMVSMNPTGDGQTRIEFEIPARGLIGFRSQFLTDTKGEGVMNHSFLEFRPLSGTVEHRTNGALVSMENGVTLAYSLFNLQDRGVLFLDPQAKVYVGMIIGEHSRPNDLDVNPIKGKNLTNVRASGSDDAIKLVPPRKLSLERALEWIEDDELVEVTPINIRVRKRYLDPTERKRKAKL; this comes from the coding sequence TTGGAAAAGATACGAAATATAGCCGTTATCGCACACGTCGACCACGGTAAAACAACAATGGTTGATGAGCTTTTGAAACAGTCAGGAACATTTAATGAGCATCAAAACCTTGGCGAGCGTGTAATGGATAGCAACGACATAGAAAGAGAGCGTGGCATCACGATCCTTTCTAAAAATACTGCTATTCGCTACAAAGATACAAAGATCAACATCATTGACACCCCAGGTCACGCCGACTTTGGTGGTGAGGTAGAGCGTGTTCTTAAGATGGTTGATGGCGTTTTACTACTTGTCGATGCGCAAGAAGGCGTTATGCCACAAACTAAATTCGTCGTCAAAAAAGCACTTTCACTAGGGCTTCGTCCAATCGTTGTTGTAAATAAGATAGATAAGCCAGCAGGCGATCCAGACCGCGTTATAAATGAAATTTTTGATCTTTTTGTCGCACTTGATGCAAATGACGAGCAGCTAGAATTTCCAGTCGTTTATGCCGCTGCTAAAAATGGCTACGCAAAGCTAAAACTAAGTGATGAAAACAAAGATATGCAGCCACTTTTTGAGACTATCCTAGCTCACGTACCAGCTCCAAGCGGTAGTGATGAAAACCCACTTCAGCTTCAAGTGTTTACTCTTGATTATGATAACTACGTCGGTAAGATCGGTATCGCGAGAATTTTTAATGGCAAAATATCTAAAAACCAAAACGTCATGCTTGCAAAGGCTGATGGCACAAAGACAACTGGTAGAATTTCAAAGTTAATTGGCTTTATGGGTCTTGAAAGAACCGATATTAATGAGGCTGGCACTGGTGACATCGTAGCGATCGCTGGTTTTGATGCGCTTGACGTTGGCGATAGCGTCGTTGATCCAAATAATCCTCATCCACTAGATCCTCTTCACATCGAAGAGCCAACACTTAGCGTTGTATTTTCTGTAAATGACGGCCCATTGGCAGGTACTGAGGGCAAACACGTCACATCAAATAAGATCGATGAGCGCCTTGCAAACGAGATGAAGACAAATATTGCCATGAAATACGAAAATATCGGTGAGGGCAAATTTAAAGTAAGTGGCCGTGGTGAGCTTCAGATTACTATTTTGGCTGAAAATATGCGCCGCGAGGGCTATGAGTTTTTACTTGGTAGACCCGAGGTTATAGTAAAAGAGATAAACGGCGTAAAATGCGAGCCATATGAGCTTTTGGTTATCGACGCACCTGATGATACGACAGGCACAGTCATAGAAAAACTAGGCAAAAGAAAGGCCGAAATGGTCTCTATGAACCCAACAGGCGACGGTCAAACAAGGATCGAGTTTGAGATCCCAGCGCGCGGACTTATTGGCTTTAGAAGCCAGTTTTTGACTGATACAAAAGGCGAGGGCGTTATGAACCACAGCTTTTTGGAGTTTAGACCACTAAGCGGCACCGTCGAGCACAGAACAAACGGCGCGCTAGTTTCTATGGAAAACGGCGTAACGCTTGCTTATTCGCTATTTAACTTACAAGATCGTGGCGTGCTTTTCCTTGATCCGCAAGCAAAAGTCTATGTGGGTATGATCATTGGCGAGCATAGCCGTCCAAACGACCTTGACGTAAATCCTATCAAGGGTAAAAACCTAACAAACGTGCGTGCAAGCGGTAGCGACGATGCGATCAAGCTTGTGCCACCTAGAAAGCTAAGCCTTGAGCGCGCGCTAGAGTGGATAGAAGATGACGAGCTAGTCGAGGTTACGCCTATAAATATTCGCGTTCGCAAGCGCTATTTAGACCCAACAGAGCGCAAAAGAAAAGCGAAACTTTAA
- a CDS encoding YolD-like family protein — protein sequence MASKDRAKIFSSFNPLSTLERALRQKEREKCEKLELDESKVDEILKKISELRPADEVYVSYHDGYTYTSASGLISDVNFKNKTLMVVKTKIKFEDINDLKII from the coding sequence GTGGCGAGTAAAGATAGAGCAAAAATTTTTAGCTCGTTTAATCCTCTCTCAACCTTAGAGCGAGCCTTGCGACAAAAAGAGCGAGAGAAATGCGAAAAACTTGAACTTGATGAGAGCAAGGTTGATGAAATTTTAAAAAAGATAAGCGAGCTAAGGCCGGCTGATGAAGTATATGTGAGCTATCATGACGGCTACACCTATACAAGTGCTAGTGGACTAATATCTGACGTAAATTTCAAAAATAAAACTCTTATGGTTGTAAAAACTAAGATCAAATTTGAAGATATAAATGACCTAAAAATAATTTAG
- a CDS encoding flagellar basal body rod modification protein has translation MASVSDITTQTTQQKNAEKKAKAKQDAAAGTGTNPNAQLDKDAFMKLLLTELQYQDPTSPMDTEKMLTQTSQLASLEMQQNTNSAMKELVNQLKSNANAYAISALGKMVSTGSNSVLLTDEQKTVNFALYFKSDLANGKLEIKNANGEVVRSIDIKDLKSGVHRISWDGKDDSGKQLPNGAYTVSVNYTGKDGNSYKTQVGSYPVEAVKFVDGKAMIKIAGEYVPMDKISEFYEG, from the coding sequence ATGGCTTCAGTTTCAGATATAACTACACAAACAACACAGCAAAAAAATGCCGAGAAAAAGGCAAAAGCAAAGCAAGATGCGGCAGCTGGCACAGGAACTAACCCAAATGCACAGCTAGATAAAGATGCATTTATGAAGCTACTTTTAACAGAGCTTCAGTATCAAGACCCAACAAGTCCTATGGATACTGAAAAGATGCTTACGCAAACTAGCCAGCTAGCATCACTAGAGATGCAACAAAATACAAACTCAGCTATGAAAGAGCTTGTAAATCAGTTAAAATCAAATGCAAATGCCTACGCTATCTCAGCTCTTGGAAAAATGGTCTCAACTGGTTCAAACTCAGTTTTACTAACAGATGAGCAAAAAACTGTAAATTTTGCACTTTATTTTAAATCAGATCTTGCAAATGGTAAGCTTGAAATTAAAAATGCAAATGGAGAGGTCGTTCGTTCAATCGATATAAAAGATCTAAAATCAGGAGTTCACAGAATATCTTGGGATGGTAAAGATGATTCTGGAAAACAATTACCAAACGGAGCATATACAGTCTCTGTTAATTACACTGGAAAAGATGGTAATTCATACAAGACCCAAGTAGGTAGCTATCCGGTTGAAGCAGTAAAATTTGTAGACGGCAAAGCTATGATAAAAATCGCAGGCGAATATGTCCCAATGGATAAAATATCTGAATTTTACGAAGGATAA
- a CDS encoding molybdopterin-dependent oxidoreductase: MKRRDFIKFSALAATAAQANKIEGVTKTIFDQNKTFGANRFGLFWANTNSNQIVSIDPFEGDKFPNTMNNSLPDLIQNESRVLYPYVRKSYLKAKGAAKSELRGKEKFVRVSWDTALDLAAKALKENFDKYGPESIYGECYWWGGSGKISWGRTVGHRMLKVLGGYVEESGDYSTGAGLVIMPHVLGNSAVYDAPTKWEAMVKNAKNIVFWGTDPLVTGQISWQPPTHDGYLGIKKIKDAGIKTYSVCVFKNDTTRYLGSEAIIVRPNTDVAMMLGMCHYLYENKLYDEEFIKKYTVGFNKFKDYLLGTTDKVVKDVNWASKICGVKAEDIAKFATALAKEPSTIIAGRSLQRQDHGEMGFWGIVTLSAMLGHIGKEGLGFEFNLYYGNGSTDKIAPALKGISTRISEKYENVDGAPWKKFKNVTIPSSRSIEALQNPGKEIDYDGSKIKLPHMRVAYMASGSMFTRHQDVNNAVKAWRKFDTVITAEPYWTSTAKLSDIVLPVALEVERNDINQSVPSSEYIVAYKPVVEPMGESRSDYWICSQICKRWGREEVFTEGKDELGWAKEFYADAVEQAKALDLKMPSFDEFWKEGYVKFDKDNEETKYYTRLSAFRENPHKNRLGTPSGKIEIYSPTIAKFGYKDFAPHFAWIEPFEWLGSEKAKKYPFSITTPHSRYRLHSQLNNSIIRNYAEVSAREPMLINTNDAKKKGITTGDVVRVFNDRGEILVGALVTDIIPERVIAICEGAWYDPEVPGERSLCKHGCINVLTRDKGTSSIAQSNCGHTILADLEKYKGEIKPITAFSKPKILQSL, from the coding sequence ATGAAAAGACGAGATTTTATAAAATTTTCTGCACTTGCTGCCACAGCAGCGCAGGCAAACAAGATAGAGGGCGTGACTAAGACCATTTTTGACCAAAACAAAACCTTTGGAGCAAATAGATTTGGTCTATTTTGGGCAAATACCAACTCAAATCAAATCGTCTCCATTGATCCATTTGAGGGCGATAAATTCCCAAATACAATGAATAATAGCTTGCCAGACCTCATCCAAAACGAAAGCCGTGTGCTCTATCCATACGTAAGAAAGAGCTACCTAAAGGCAAAAGGCGCAGCAAAAAGTGAGCTTCGTGGCAAGGAAAAATTTGTGCGTGTTAGCTGGGATACAGCACTTGATTTAGCTGCAAAAGCCTTAAAAGAAAATTTTGACAAATATGGCCCTGAAAGCATCTACGGCGAATGCTACTGGTGGGGCGGCAGCGGTAAGATCAGCTGGGGTAGGACTGTTGGTCACAGGATGCTAAAAGTGCTTGGCGGATACGTCGAGGAAAGCGGTGACTACTCAACAGGCGCTGGCCTTGTCATCATGCCTCATGTCCTTGGAAATAGTGCGGTTTATGACGCTCCTACAAAATGGGAAGCTATGGTTAAAAATGCTAAGAACATCGTATTTTGGGGTACTGACCCGCTTGTAACTGGTCAAATTTCATGGCAGCCACCAACACATGATGGTTATCTTGGTATTAAAAAGATAAAAGATGCTGGCATTAAAACTTATAGTGTTTGCGTCTTTAAAAACGACACCACAAGATACCTTGGCTCTGAAGCTATCATCGTTCGTCCAAACACTGACGTAGCAATGATGCTTGGCATGTGCCACTATCTCTATGAAAATAAACTCTATGACGAGGAATTTATCAAAAAATACACAGTTGGTTTTAATAAATTTAAAGATTATTTGCTTGGCACCACCGACAAAGTGGTAAAAGACGTAAACTGGGCTAGTAAAATTTGTGGTGTAAAAGCTGAAGATATAGCTAAATTTGCAACAGCGCTTGCAAAAGAGCCAAGCACTATCATCGCTGGCAGATCTCTTCAAAGACAAGATCACGGCGAGATGGGCTTTTGGGGTATCGTAACACTTAGTGCGATGCTTGGCCACATCGGTAAAGAGGGTCTTGGATTTGAGTTTAACCTCTACTACGGAAACGGCAGCACTGATAAGATAGCACCTGCTCTAAAAGGTATCAGTACTAGGATAAGCGAGAAATATGAAAACGTAGATGGTGCTCCGTGGAAGAAATTTAAAAACGTAACCATCCCATCTTCAAGATCAATCGAAGCTTTGCAAAATCCTGGCAAAGAGATAGATTATGATGGCTCTAAGATCAAACTTCCACATATGAGAGTAGCTTATATGGCCTCTGGTTCGATGTTTACAAGGCATCAAGACGTAAATAACGCCGTAAAAGCATGGCGTAAATTTGATACTGTTATCACAGCTGAGCCATACTGGACAAGCACAGCTAAACTAAGCGACATCGTCTTACCAGTGGCACTTGAAGTCGAGAGAAATGACATCAACCAAAGTGTCCCATCAAGCGAATACATCGTGGCATACAAACCAGTAGTTGAGCCAATGGGAGAAAGCAGAAGCGACTACTGGATATGCTCACAAATTTGCAAACGCTGGGGTAGAGAAGAGGTCTTTACAGAGGGTAAAGATGAGCTTGGCTGGGCAAAAGAGTTTTACGCAGATGCAGTGGAACAAGCTAAGGCGCTAGATCTTAAAATGCCAAGCTTTGATGAGTTTTGGAAAGAGGGCTATGTAAAATTTGACAAAGACAATGAAGAGACAAAATACTACACAAGACTTAGTGCATTTAGAGAAAATCCACACAAAAATCGCCTTGGCACGCCATCAGGTAAGATAGAGATCTACTCTCCAACTATTGCTAAATTTGGATACAAAGACTTTGCTCCACACTTTGCTTGGATCGAGCCGTTTGAGTGGCTTGGTAGTGAAAAAGCTAAGAAATATCCATTTAGCATCACAACCCCGCACTCAAGATATCGCCTCCACTCTCAGCTAAATAACTCAATAATCAGAAACTACGCTGAAGTGAGCGCAAGAGAGCCAATGCTTATAAACACAAACGACGCTAAGAAAAAAGGCATCACAACTGGTGATGTAGTGAGAGTCTTTAACGATAGAGGTGAAATTTTAGTAGGAGCGCTTGTCACTGACATCATCCCAGAGCGTGTTATCGCTATTTGCGAAGGTGCATGGTACGATCCTGAAGTGCCTGGCGAAAGAAGCCTTTGTAAGCACGGTTGCATCAATGTCCTAACACGCGACAAAGGCACATCTAGTATCGCTCAAAGCAACTGCGGACATACGATACTAGCGGATCTTGAAAAATATAAAGGCGAGATCAAACCAATAACTGCCTTTTCTAAACCAAAAATTTTACAATCTTTGTAG
- a CDS encoding flagellar hook protein FlgE — translation MRGFYNGISGIKTQSFGMDVWANNISNINNVGFKASIPEFKNLINQHMASAGSGPTNNQVGLGATKQTTALKMTNGSFQNTDNNFDLAIGGKGFFGVVDKNGRNYYTRTGSFDIDGAGNLVDNKGNLLLGTLTSFTPVTPSANALRKYGQTKGTTQAFTAKEEDLKLGDTGSQKGINLPHFLYMPAKQTKNINLKGNLDSSLITDKRTTAIDAANFNYTLDNTNKTISLNGQIPLSQTNFGAKAGDSVVVKVKDGDGKFSEFSTTLENDGSWHINNKSLKFMNFASLDVKAEVTSLVEVANKEKLSSEIYNSDGTKSLVTINFTKQIPQGDNQTIWNATATITDANGVVQNTAMGTLTFDGSGRLITNTLTSIGNVALNFLGDGDSNVYNGITSSANSKKDFVIKADGYAEGNLSKYSVDDRGNIMANFDNSRSFIVAKIALYHFQNEQGVSKVGDNLYEATPNSGEAFFYKNKAGETIYGSQILANKLEMSNVDLGQALSEVIVTQKAYEASAKSITTSDEMIQTAIQMKK, via the coding sequence ATGAGAGGTTTTTACAACGGAATTAGTGGTATTAAAACACAAAGCTTTGGCATGGATGTTTGGGCAAATAATATCTCAAATATCAACAACGTAGGTTTTAAAGCTTCAATCCCTGAGTTTAAAAATTTAATCAATCAACATATGGCTTCCGCTGGAAGTGGTCCAACTAACAATCAAGTAGGTCTTGGAGCTACGAAACAAACGACAGCTTTAAAGATGACAAATGGTAGTTTTCAAAATACCGATAATAACTTCGACCTAGCCATAGGCGGTAAAGGCTTTTTTGGTGTCGTTGATAAAAATGGTAGAAACTACTACACAAGAACAGGTAGCTTCGATATAGATGGGGCTGGAAATTTAGTAGATAATAAAGGCAACTTGCTTCTTGGTACGTTAACAAGTTTTACTCCAGTCACTCCAAGTGCTAATGCTCTTAGAAAATATGGTCAAACAAAAGGTACCACGCAGGCATTTACTGCAAAAGAAGAGGATCTAAAACTAGGCGATACTGGCTCACAAAAAGGTATAAATTTACCTCATTTTTTATATATGCCAGCCAAGCAAACAAAAAATATAAATTTAAAAGGCAACCTAGACTCAAGCCTTATAACAGATAAGCGAACAACAGCCATTGATGCGGCAAATTTTAATTATACACTCGATAATACAAATAAAACTATCTCACTAAATGGACAAATCCCACTAAGTCAGACGAACTTTGGTGCAAAAGCAGGTGATAGCGTAGTGGTAAAAGTAAAAGACGGCGATGGTAAATTTAGTGAGTTTTCAACCACGCTAGAGAACGATGGCAGCTGGCATATAAACAATAAAAGCCTAAAATTTATGAATTTTGCTAGCTTAGATGTAAAAGCTGAAGTTACATCACTAGTTGAAGTAGCTAATAAAGAAAAACTAAGCTCAGAGATATATAACAGCGATGGTACAAAAAGCTTAGTAACTATAAATTTTACAAAGCAAATCCCTCAAGGTGACAATCAAACCATTTGGAATGCTACAGCTACGATAACTGATGCTAATGGTGTTGTACAAAATACAGCTATGGGAACACTTACTTTTGATGGTAGTGGCAGGCTTATTACAAATACATTAACAAGTATTGGAAACGTGGCTTTAAATTTTCTTGGCGATGGAGATTCAAACGTCTATAATGGCATAACAAGCTCGGCCAATTCAAAAAAAGACTTTGTCATAAAAGCAGATGGCTACGCCGAAGGAAATCTCTCAAAATATAGCGTCGATGACCGTGGAAATATCATGGCAAATTTTGACAATTCTCGCTCATTTATAGTTGCAAAAATAGCTCTATATCACTTCCAAAATGAACAGGGCGTATCAAAAGTAGGTGATAATCTCTATGAAGCAACTCCAAATTCAGGTGAGGCATTTTTTTATAAAAATAAAGCTGGTGAGACTATTTATGGCTCACAAATTCTTGCAAATAAACTTGAAATGAGTAATGTCGATCTTGGTCAAGCGCTAAGTGAGGTTATAGTCACACAAAAGGCTTATGAGGCTAGTGCAAAAAGCATCACAACAAGTGATGAGATGATCCAGACTGCTATTCAGATGAAGAAATAA
- a CDS encoding tetratricopeptide repeat protein, with the protein MKILLFALLAAINLFASESVLSPLLAADTLEKLKKCKNPDLNATKECVQAGMVAANLKQDYGAAEGLFSLACAKGDGEGCFYLGELYKNNLVKAADKSERETKISAYYKASCVLYEYLPGCLALANFMQEELGDEVQSFAINNTLCNKKYAPGCYNVGWMIERTGGDIGEMMEYYERSCKLGYADGCARAAWLYEGNFNENRYEQVKKDAKKAKQMRKKACELGDKQSC; encoded by the coding sequence ATGAAAATCTTATTATTTGCGCTACTTGCGGCGATAAATTTATTCGCTAGCGAGTCTGTCCTTTCGCCATTGCTGGCCGCAGATACGCTAGAAAAGCTCAAAAAATGCAAAAATCCCGACCTAAATGCCACCAAAGAGTGCGTGCAAGCGGGCATGGTAGCGGCTAACTTAAAGCAAGACTACGGCGCGGCGGAGGGACTGTTTAGCCTAGCCTGCGCCAAAGGAGACGGCGAGGGCTGCTTTTATCTGGGCGAACTTTATAAAAATAATCTAGTAAAAGCTGCGGATAAGAGCGAGCGCGAGACCAAGATTAGCGCGTATTACAAGGCTAGTTGCGTCCTTTATGAGTATTTGCCCGGTTGCTTGGCGTTAGCTAATTTCATGCAAGAAGAGCTAGGCGACGAGGTGCAGTCGTTTGCGATAAACAATACTCTATGTAACAAAAAATACGCTCCCGGATGCTACAACGTGGGCTGGATGATAGAGCGAACGGGAGGCGATATAGGCGAGATGATGGAGTATTACGAGCGCTCGTGTAAGCTAGGCTACGCAGACGGTTGCGCGCGAGCGGCGTGGCTGTATGAGGGAAATTTCAACGAAAACAGATACGAGCAAGTAAAAAAAGACGCAAAAAAGGCAAAGCAAATGCGAAAAAAGGCGTGCGAGCTAGGCGATAAGCAAAGCTGCTAG